CGCCGTCAGTAGGCAGGGAAGACTCGTTTCAACGATTTCGCAGCCCTCCTCAAGAGCGCGCTCCACGACGACTTTTTCTCCTTCCAGCTTCATGGATTGGACGTAAGTGACCTGCGGCACGTTCAGATATTCCGCCACCTGCGGCCCCACCTGCGCCGTGTCGCCGTCGATGGCCTGCCGCCCGCACAGGATGAGGTCGAAAGCGCCGATTTTTCCAATGGCGCAGGCCAGAGCGTGTGCCGTCGCCCAGGTGTCGGAGCCCGCAAACTTCCTGTCGGTGAGCAGAATCGCCCGATCCGCCCCCATGGCGAGGGCCTCCCGCAGAGCGACGTCGGCCTGAAGCGGCCCCATGGTCAGAACGATGACCTCGGCCTCCTGACGATCCTTTATCCTCAGGGCTTCTTCCAGCGCGTGCCGGTCGTCGGGGTTGATGATGGAGGGGACGCCCTCCCGAATCAGAGTGCCCGTTTTCGGGTCCATCCGCACCTCGTTCGTGTCCGGAACCTGTTTTATACAAACGATGATTCTCATGATTTTCTCCTTCGGCTTCTGAGCATACGGGGCTTCAGGCCAGCAGGTTCGAGGCGATGACCATCTGCATGACCTGAGAGGTTCCCTCGTAGATCTCGGTGATCTTTGCGTCGCGCATCATGCGTTCGACGGGATATTCCCGGGTGTAGCCGTAGCCTCCGTGGATCTGCACGGCCTTCGTGGCGACCTCCATGGCCGTTTCGGAGGCGAAGTACTTGGCCATGGCGGCTTCCCGCGTTACTTTCAGGCCTTTCTCCTTACGCCACGCCGCGTTGTAGACGAGATGCCGCGCCGCTTCAATCCGCGTCGCCATGTCGGCCAGAATCCACTGAAGCCCCTGAAACTCTGAGATGGTTTTGCCGAACTGTTTACGCTCCTTCGAGTACTTCACCGACTCGTCCAGCGCGCCCTGAGCGAGGCCCAGAGCCTGAGCCGCAATTCCGATTCTTCCCCCGTCCAGGGTCTGCATGGCGATTTTGAAACCATGTCCCGGTTCTCCCAGAATGTTCTCCTTCGGCACACGGCAGTTTTCGAAGATGAGTTCTCCCGTGGTGGAGCCGCGGATTCCCATTTTGTGTTCCTTTTTGCCCACCACGAAGCCCGGCGAATCTCTGTCCACGATGAAGGCGCTGATTCCACGGGTTTTTTTGGAGGGATCCGTCATGGCCATGACGATGTGGACGTCGGTTTCTCCGGCGCTTGTGATGAAGCGTTTGCTGCCGTTGATGATCCAGTGGTCCCCGTGAAGCTCCGCGTGGGTCTGCTGTCCCGCGGCGTCCGTCCCCGCGTTGGGTTCCGTCAGGCAGAAGGCCCCCAGTTTTTCTCCCTTCAGCAGGGCCGGCAGATAGCGTTTTTTCTGTTCTTCGGAGCCGAAGGTATAGATGGGGCCGGCGCAAAGGCTGGTGTGTCCGGAATAGATGTCCCCCGTGGCCGCGCAGACCCGGGAAATTTCCTCCACGGCGATGGTGTAGGAAAGGAAATCCCCTCCGGCTCCGCCCCACTCTTTGGGATAGGGCAGTCCCAACATACCGCATCGGGCCATCTTTTCGATGGTCTCCCGCGGGAAACGCTCCTGTTCGTCAATTTCCGCCGCCAGCGGCTGAACCTCCGCCAGCGCGAATTTGCGCATCACCGTGCGCACCATTTCCTGCTCTTTCGTCAGCGCGAAATCCACTTTTCGTCCCTCCCGGCGGTCTGTCCGGTCCGCTTCCCCCGGCGCAGCTCCGCGAAAAAACTCTTAATTAAAATACATTTGTCCCTTGCCCATGTATTGTAACAATTTTCATTAAATTTTGCTCTGGAAGTTTTTATGTAAGGAGATATTTTGACGGAGCTTTTGTTGCGACGCGTCCGGCAGGGCGTCTCTCCGCCCCAGGGGTGATCCTGACGTCAAAAAAGCGAAAAAAGCTCCGCGTGCGGGCTTGTCGGCAATACGGAGAAACATCCGAAAACATATGAACTAAACCGAAATAGCAGTCGGCCGGTGTTTTCTCAAGGTTTTGGAAAGTCTCATAAAAAATAGTCCCCGTCCGGGGGCTTTCTTTATATTTCGCACTTTTATAATCCTTCTCAAGTTTTTCTGTAAATTTGTGTTTTTTGTAAATATTGACATGTTCAGGGGGTTGGCATTATAGTTTACTCTGCGATTCAATATTGTCGACAAACGACAATTTTGCGTTCACAAATGGCGTTTATTACAGTAAAAAATAAAAACAAAACAAATTTTTTTGAAAACAGGAGAGGGCATGGCCGTGGCCGCGGAACAGGCACTGAACCGCAGAA
The DNA window shown above is from Synergistaceae bacterium and carries:
- a CDS encoding electron transfer flavoprotein subunit beta/FixA family protein, encoding MRIIVCIKQVPDTNEVRMDPKTGTLIREGVPSIINPDDRHALEEALRIKDRQEAEVIVLTMGPLQADVALREALAMGADRAILLTDRKFAGSDTWATAHALACAIGKIGAFDLILCGRQAIDGDTAQVGPQVAEYLNVPQVTYVQSMKLEGEKVVVERALEEGCEIVETSLPCLLTAVRELNTPRWPFMAGIFDAWREDRVEVWSADDIGADASIVGLKASPTAVRRAFTPEPKARGTMLEGSGRETVRDLISRLREKHVIS
- a CDS encoding acyl-CoA dehydrogenase, translating into MDFALTKEQEMVRTVMRKFALAEVQPLAAEIDEQERFPRETIEKMARCGMLGLPYPKEWGGAGGDFLSYTIAVEEISRVCAATGDIYSGHTSLCAGPIYTFGSEEQKKRYLPALLKGEKLGAFCLTEPNAGTDAAGQQTHAELHGDHWIINGSKRFITSAGETDVHIVMAMTDPSKKTRGISAFIVDRDSPGFVVGKKEHKMGIRGSTTGELIFENCRVPKENILGEPGHGFKIAMQTLDGGRIGIAAQALGLAQGALDESVKYSKERKQFGKTISEFQGLQWILADMATRIEAARHLVYNAAWRKEKGLKVTREAAMAKYFASETAMEVATKAVQIHGGYGYTREYPVERMMRDAKITEIYEGTSQVMQMVIASNLLA